The following coding sequences lie in one Streptomyces sp. NBC_00510 genomic window:
- a CDS encoding lactonase family protein encodes MAGHVYIGSFTSAGGKGLTTAAVDPDSGALTVLRADSAVEDPSFLVLSEDSGLLYAVSEHAEAGGAAVFSLGDPARPELLGATVPVGGGAPTHLCLHRGHLLTANYASGTVSVLPVDDRGALGGPRHVLEHEGDGPDPERQEGPHAHMVLPDPSGRWVLSVDLGTDSVRVCELDADSGELEVEREMGLRSGTGPRHLTFHPRGDRAYVMNELESVVTVCHWDAEVGRLKPVAEVSVLPADAAGPNYPSELVVSPDGRFAWAANRGHNSIAVLSVDDSGDRLELLETVDCGGDWPRHLTLDPSGKRLYAANERSGDVSWFDVDPVTGTPKPAGSVAVPAASCVVFG; translated from the coding sequence GTGGCCGGGCACGTTTACATCGGGTCGTTCACCTCGGCGGGCGGCAAAGGGCTGACCACCGCCGCCGTCGACCCCGATTCGGGAGCGCTGACGGTGCTGCGCGCCGACTCCGCGGTGGAGGACCCCTCCTTCCTGGTGCTCTCCGAGGACAGCGGCCTGCTCTACGCCGTCAGTGAGCACGCCGAGGCCGGCGGCGCGGCCGTGTTCTCGCTGGGCGACCCCGCCCGCCCCGAACTGCTGGGCGCCACGGTGCCGGTGGGCGGCGGCGCGCCCACCCATCTGTGCCTGCACCGGGGACACCTGCTCACCGCCAACTACGCCTCCGGCACCGTCAGCGTGCTGCCGGTCGACGACCGCGGCGCGCTCGGCGGGCCGCGCCACGTCCTGGAGCACGAGGGCGACGGCCCCGACCCGGAGCGGCAGGAGGGCCCGCACGCCCACATGGTGCTGCCCGACCCCTCCGGGCGCTGGGTGCTCAGCGTGGACCTCGGCACGGACTCCGTGCGCGTCTGCGAACTCGACGCGGACAGCGGGGAGCTGGAGGTGGAACGCGAGATGGGCCTGCGCTCCGGCACCGGACCGCGGCACCTCACCTTCCACCCGCGCGGCGACCGCGCCTACGTCATGAACGAGCTGGAGTCCGTGGTGACGGTCTGTCACTGGGACGCGGAGGTGGGCCGTCTGAAGCCCGTCGCCGAGGTCTCCGTGCTGCCCGCGGACGCCGCCGGCCCGAACTACCCCTCCGAGCTGGTCGTCTCGCCCGACGGGCGGTTCGCCTGGGCCGCCAACCGAGGGCACAACAGCATCGCGGTGCTGTCCGTCGACGACAGCGGTGACCGGCTGGAACTGCTGGAGACGGTGGACTGCGGCGGCGACTGGCCGCGCCACCTGACCCTCGACCCCTCAGGGAAGCGGCTCTACGCGGCCAACGAGCGCTCCGGCGACGTCAGCTGGTTCGACGTGGACCCGGTCACCGGCACGCCCAAGCCGGCCGGCTCGGTGGCCGTCCCGGCCGCCTCCTGCGTGGTCTTCGGCTGA
- a CDS encoding nitric oxide synthase oxygenase, whose product MDGPEPLAGCPAGHPQAAEEDAEARRPEDAAAACPVDGAAGQGAPPAVPHKDVDVRALATDFLRQYHHELPGAAGDPQQRLAAVLAEIDATGTYRHTHEELVFGARVAWRNSNRCIGRLYWNSLQVRDRRHVATARGVALEAAAHLRVATNGGRIRPVITVFAPDTPDRPGPRIWNDQLIRYAGYPRPDGAVLGDPGNTGITEVARRLGWSGGPGTPFDVLPLVVQGGAEPPRHFPLPADAVLEVPIVHPEFDWLAEWGLRWHAVPAISSMCLEIGGVCYPAAPFNGWYMGTEIGARNFADTDRYDLLPRFADRLGLDTGSDRSLWRDRALVELNRAVLHSFDRVGATITDHHTESRRFLAHIEREERKGRPVPADWSWIVPPISGSATGVFHRYYDTGDLTPAYVHHPESLALARGETLV is encoded by the coding sequence ATGGACGGCCCGGAGCCGCTGGCCGGGTGCCCGGCGGGACACCCCCAGGCGGCCGAAGAGGACGCCGAGGCGCGGCGTCCCGAGGACGCGGCGGCCGCCTGCCCCGTCGACGGCGCGGCCGGTCAGGGCGCCCCTCCGGCCGTCCCGCACAAGGACGTGGACGTCCGCGCGCTGGCCACGGACTTCCTGCGGCAGTACCACCACGAGCTGCCCGGCGCCGCCGGCGACCCGCAGCAGCGGCTCGCCGCGGTGCTCGCCGAGATCGACGCGACGGGCACCTACCGGCACACCCACGAGGAGCTCGTCTTCGGCGCGCGCGTCGCCTGGCGCAACAGCAACCGCTGCATAGGGCGCCTGTACTGGAACTCCCTGCAGGTCCGCGACCGCCGCCACGTCGCCACCGCGCGCGGGGTGGCCCTGGAGGCCGCCGCCCACCTGAGGGTCGCGACCAACGGCGGGCGGATCCGCCCGGTCATCACCGTCTTCGCCCCGGACACCCCGGACCGCCCCGGCCCGAGGATCTGGAACGACCAGCTCATCCGCTACGCCGGCTACCCCCGGCCCGACGGCGCCGTGCTCGGCGACCCCGGCAACACCGGCATCACCGAGGTGGCCCGGCGGCTCGGCTGGTCCGGCGGCCCCGGCACGCCCTTCGACGTCCTGCCGCTGGTCGTGCAGGGCGGAGCCGAACCGCCGCGCCACTTCCCGCTGCCGGCCGACGCGGTCCTGGAGGTGCCGATCGTGCACCCGGAGTTCGACTGGCTCGCGGAGTGGGGCCTGCGCTGGCACGCCGTCCCGGCGATCTCCTCCATGTGCCTGGAGATCGGCGGCGTCTGCTACCCGGCGGCGCCCTTCAACGGCTGGTACATGGGCACCGAGATAGGCGCCCGCAACTTCGCCGACACCGACCGCTACGACCTCCTGCCGCGCTTCGCCGACCGCCTCGGCCTGGACACCGGCAGCGACCGCTCGCTCTGGCGCGACCGGGCCCTGGTCGAGCTCAACCGGGCCGTGCTGCACTCCTTCGACCGCGTCGGCGCCACCATCACCGACCACCACACCGAATCCCGGCGCTTCCTCGCCCACATCGAACGGGAGGAGCGCAAGGGCCGCCCCGTGCCCGCCGACTGGTCGTGGATCGTGCCGCCCATCTCCGGCTCGGCCACCGGCGTCTTCCACCGCTACTACGACACCGGCGACCTGACCCCCGCCTACGTCCACCACCCCGAGTCGCTCGCCCTCGCCCGCGGAGAGACGCTGGTGTGA
- a CDS encoding FUSC family protein, with amino-acid sequence MFIAPDPGRARLRGASRAVLGIAGAVAAVAAAGLPLPAVVVGGLAALLALFVVADPGPARQAATTALMPVVGFPVLGLAACLHPHPGARDAAFLAVVFAGVYARRWGARGHALGVFAFMMFFIAQFLRAGPGLLPELYGAVGLGLGCAALVRFGLWCYERGAVPAPAVVLPQPRGLRRPTTRQAFQAVLAGGIAVAVGQALSEDRWYWAVGTAWWIFVNTASRGETLVRGFRRVLGTVTGIVAGLAVALPLHGAPAPTAALVAVCVFGIFYTAPVSYSWMMFFVTVMAGLLYGLLGILHPGLLGLRLGETAVGALGAAVAVLVVLPVTTHAATDAWIRRALHAVHDFTGEAARHLAGGPGDDLARHVAELDVLLERVRAAVAPLVHPLSPMRHRKARARTVLALLDECARQVRGLAEVVADPYACHDERLTAACHRVEIAVRRLVPPGTAGSGTPAPGTATGEAAGPHPHADRALEHLRSLETALTGLAAPLGAPARSTRAGEPV; translated from the coding sequence ATGTTCATCGCACCGGACCCGGGGCGCGCGCGGCTGCGCGGCGCCTCGCGCGCGGTCCTGGGCATCGCGGGGGCGGTCGCCGCCGTGGCGGCGGCCGGGCTGCCGCTGCCCGCCGTCGTGGTCGGCGGTCTGGCCGCGCTGCTGGCGCTGTTCGTCGTCGCCGACCCCGGGCCGGCCCGGCAGGCCGCGACGACCGCGCTGATGCCCGTGGTGGGCTTCCCCGTCCTCGGGCTGGCCGCCTGTCTGCATCCCCACCCGGGCGCACGGGACGCGGCCTTCCTCGCGGTGGTCTTCGCCGGGGTCTACGCCCGGCGCTGGGGGGCGCGCGGCCACGCCCTGGGCGTCTTCGCGTTCATGATGTTCTTCATCGCCCAGTTCCTCCGGGCCGGTCCGGGACTGCTGCCGGAGCTGTACGGGGCCGTGGGCCTCGGGCTGGGCTGCGCCGCCCTCGTCCGCTTCGGCCTGTGGTGCTACGAGCGGGGGGCCGTTCCGGCGCCCGCCGTCGTCCTGCCCCAGCCCCGGGGGCTGCGCCGCCCGACGACCCGGCAGGCGTTCCAGGCGGTGCTCGCGGGCGGGATCGCGGTGGCGGTGGGCCAGGCGCTGTCCGAGGACCGCTGGTACTGGGCGGTCGGCACCGCCTGGTGGATCTTCGTGAACACCGCCTCGCGGGGCGAGACCCTCGTGCGGGGCTTCCGCCGCGTCCTGGGCACCGTCACCGGCATCGTCGCCGGGCTCGCGGTGGCGCTCCCGCTGCACGGGGCGCCCGCGCCGACCGCCGCGCTGGTCGCCGTCTGCGTCTTCGGGATCTTCTACACCGCCCCGGTCTCGTACAGCTGGATGATGTTCTTCGTGACGGTGATGGCGGGGCTGCTCTACGGCCTGCTCGGCATCCTCCACCCCGGGCTGCTGGGGCTGCGGCTGGGGGAGACCGCCGTCGGCGCCCTGGGCGCGGCCGTCGCGGTCCTGGTGGTGCTGCCGGTGACCACGCACGCGGCGACCGACGCCTGGATCCGCCGCGCGCTGCACGCGGTCCACGACTTCACCGGCGAGGCCGCCCGTCACCTCGCCGGCGGCCCGGGCGACGACCTGGCCCGCCACGTGGCGGAGCTCGACGTCCTCCTGGAACGGGTGCGGGCCGCCGTCGCCCCGCTGGTGCACCCGCTCAGCCCGATGCGGCACCGCAAGGCCCGGGCCCGTACCGTCCTCGCCCTGCTCGACGAGTGCGCCCGTCAGGTCCGCGGCCTCGCGGAGGTCGTGGCCGACCCGTACGCCTGCCACGACGAGCGCCTCACGGCGGCCTGCCACCGGGTCGAGATCGCCGTCCGGCGCCTGGTGCCCCCGGGCACGGCCGGGAGCGGCACCCCGGCGCCCGGAACGGCCACCGGGGAAGCCGCGGGCCCGCACCCGCACGCCGACCGGGCCCTGGAGCACCTGCGCAGCCTCGAGACGGCCCTCACCGGCCTGGCCGCCCCCCTCGGCGCCCCCGCGCGTTCCACGCGGGCCGGGGAGCCCGTCTGA
- a CDS encoding (2Fe-2S)-binding protein, which yields MRDVASERDVDRPGTIERVVTLDVNGRSYTLRLDTRVTLLDALRDRLGLTGTKKGCDQGACGACTVHLDGRRVLACLTLAAQAEGRAITTIEGVGGADGPHPVQRAFMDHDGFQCGFCTPGQIMSAVALMAEGRTGSDEEIREFMSGNLCRCGAYPNIVAAIREAASGGGYDAHL from the coding sequence ATGAGGGACGTGGCGAGCGAGCGGGACGTGGACCGTCCCGGAACCATCGAGCGGGTCGTGACACTCGACGTCAACGGCCGGTCGTACACCCTTCGCCTGGACACCCGGGTCACGCTGCTGGACGCGCTGCGCGACCGGCTGGGCCTGACGGGCACGAAGAAGGGCTGTGACCAGGGAGCCTGCGGCGCGTGCACGGTCCATCTCGACGGCAGGAGAGTGCTGGCCTGCCTGACACTGGCCGCCCAGGCCGAGGGCCGGGCGATCACCACCATCGAGGGCGTCGGCGGCGCGGACGGACCGCACCCGGTGCAGCGGGCCTTCATGGACCACGACGGCTTCCAGTGCGGCTTCTGCACCCCCGGCCAGATCATGTCCGCGGTGGCGCTGATGGCCGAGGGCAGGACCGGCTCCGACGAGGAGATCCGGGAGTTCATGAGCGGCAACCTGTGCCGCTGCGGCGCCTATCCCAACATCGTGGCCGCGATCCGCGAGGCGGCGTCCGGGGGAGGTTACGATGCGCACCTTTGA
- a CDS encoding xanthine dehydrogenase family protein subunit M — protein MRTFEYVRATDTQEVVRLLAEDPSASCLAGGTTQLDLMKDGVLEPPTLIDITRLPLHGIERRGESLHVGALATMEELAADATVAERLPVVREALLMGASVQLRNMATIGGNLLQRTRCRYFRDPMVLECNKRAPGTGCAAVQGAARMHAVLGVNENCIALHASDLAVALVALDAVVHVQGLSGRRSVPLTEFYVTADESPERENVLEHAELITEVEIPLPPPSARSGYLKVRDRMSYEFALTSAAVVLVVEDGTIRQARVGLGGVGSKPWRAYEAEHVLTGAPATSATFLDASEATMRDAWTVPGTAFKVPLARRTLVRELQTVSGVTA, from the coding sequence ATGCGCACCTTTGAGTACGTGCGGGCGACCGACACCCAGGAGGTCGTACGGCTGCTGGCGGAGGACCCGTCGGCGTCCTGCCTCGCGGGCGGCACGACCCAGCTGGACCTGATGAAGGACGGGGTCCTGGAGCCGCCGACGCTGATCGACATCACCCGGCTCCCGCTGCACGGCATCGAGCGGCGCGGCGAGTCGCTCCACGTCGGGGCGCTGGCCACGATGGAGGAGCTGGCCGCCGACGCCACGGTCGCCGAGCGGCTGCCCGTGGTGCGCGAGGCCCTCCTGATGGGCGCCTCGGTGCAATTGCGGAACATGGCCACCATCGGCGGCAACCTGCTGCAGCGCACCCGCTGCCGCTACTTCCGCGACCCCATGGTGCTCGAGTGCAACAAGCGCGCACCGGGCACGGGCTGCGCGGCCGTGCAGGGCGCGGCCAGGATGCACGCGGTGCTCGGCGTGAACGAGAACTGCATCGCGCTGCACGCCTCCGACCTCGCCGTCGCCCTGGTGGCGCTCGACGCGGTCGTGCACGTCCAGGGGCTGTCGGGCCGGCGCAGCGTCCCCCTCACGGAGTTCTACGTCACGGCCGACGAGAGTCCGGAACGGGAGAACGTCCTGGAGCACGCCGAGCTGATCACCGAGGTCGAGATCCCGCTCCCGCCGCCGTCCGCCCGCTCGGGTTACCTCAAGGTCCGCGACCGGATGTCGTACGAGTTCGCCCTGACCTCGGCCGCGGTGGTGCTCGTCGTGGAGGACGGCACGATCCGTCAGGCCCGGGTCGGGCTGGGCGGAGTGGGCTCGAAACCCTGGCGGGCCTACGAGGCCGAGCACGTGCTGACGGGCGCTCCGGCCACGTCGGCCACCTTCCTGGACGCGTCCGAGGCGACGATGCGCGACGCCTGGACCGTGCCCGGCACGGCGTTCAAGGTGCCGTTGGCCCGCCGGACCCTCGTCCGCGAGCTGCAGACAGTGTCAGGAGTGACGGCATGA
- a CDS encoding xanthine dehydrogenase family protein molybdopterin-binding subunit: MSTVESRPLVGAGVNRVDGPRKVTGAAPYPMDFNVHGQAYGALVQSTIAAGRIVRMDTEEAERSPGVIAVLTHENAPQVGAGPTTVLGQAPPAPLRNDRIMHHGQHIAFVVAETPEQAAAAARLVHAEYEAGEPLLDLQDPRAQHVVDPWKLDHSRGDVAAALEAADVIVRGTYLTADNTNNPLGLFATLAVWEEDTLTVHDTSQWPSMVRTTLSMVFGIPESSVRVLVPYVGGGFGAGLRAWPHVILTAMAARSTKRPVKLVLTRPQMFTSVGHRPSGVQWLSMGATRDGELVALDHRSLSSLSMEDNDFEPFSHGTSFAYRCPNVITRDQQAKLNIAVPTSMRAPAEAQGCFALESALDELAYTLRIDPLELRIRNHTEVDPRNGLPWSGKAILECYEAGSRRFGWADRNPEPRSMRDGNWLVGYGMASAMFPYFATPCMAEATVNRDGSAFVRSAATDIGTGTYTVMAQLSAEELGLPLERVRFDLGDSDMPDSMMAGGSGLTGALGNAVHDACRKLVGLFADLARGDADSPLLGASPEDVEASGGRVHLVGRPDRGESYADILSRHGLPQLTATGSSTPPDPATIGMSMAGAYGAKFVEVRVDADLGLVRVARVVSAIDGGRILNEKTARSQIIGGTVGGIGMALFEDTVTDPRTGRIANGNFADYLVAVNADIPELDVVFVGEPDRGTPTGTKGVGEVGLVGIAPAIANAVYHATGKRIRELPITIDALL; this comes from the coding sequence ATGAGCACGGTCGAGAGCAGGCCGTTGGTCGGTGCGGGCGTCAACCGGGTCGACGGACCGCGCAAGGTCACCGGCGCCGCGCCCTACCCGATGGACTTCAACGTCCACGGCCAGGCCTACGGCGCCCTGGTGCAGAGCACCATCGCCGCGGGCCGGATCGTCCGCATGGACACCGAGGAGGCCGAACGCTCCCCCGGTGTGATCGCGGTGCTCACCCACGAGAACGCCCCGCAGGTCGGCGCCGGCCCCACCACGGTGCTCGGGCAGGCGCCGCCCGCCCCGCTGCGCAACGACCGGATCATGCACCACGGGCAGCACATCGCCTTCGTGGTGGCCGAGACGCCGGAGCAGGCCGCCGCCGCGGCGCGGCTGGTGCACGCCGAGTACGAGGCCGGCGAGCCGCTGCTGGACCTGCAGGACCCGAGGGCGCAGCATGTGGTCGACCCGTGGAAGTTGGACCACTCGCGCGGCGACGTGGCCGCCGCCCTGGAGGCCGCCGACGTCATCGTGCGCGGCACGTACCTCACGGCGGACAACACCAACAACCCGCTCGGGCTGTTCGCCACGCTTGCCGTGTGGGAGGAGGACACCCTCACCGTCCACGACACCAGCCAGTGGCCGTCGATGGTGCGCACCACCTTGTCCATGGTCTTCGGCATCCCCGAGAGTTCGGTGCGGGTGCTGGTGCCCTACGTCGGCGGCGGCTTCGGCGCCGGGCTGCGGGCGTGGCCGCACGTGATCCTCACCGCCATGGCCGCCCGGTCGACCAAGCGTCCGGTCAAGCTCGTGCTGACCCGGCCGCAGATGTTCACCTCCGTCGGGCACCGTCCCAGCGGTGTGCAGTGGCTCAGCATGGGCGCCACGCGCGACGGCGAACTGGTCGCCCTCGACCACCGCAGCCTGAGCTCGCTGAGCATGGAGGACAACGACTTCGAGCCGTTCTCCCACGGAACCTCGTTCGCCTACCGGTGCCCGAACGTGATCACCCGGGACCAGCAGGCCAAGCTCAACATCGCCGTACCGACGTCGATGCGCGCCCCGGCCGAGGCGCAGGGCTGCTTCGCGCTGGAGTCGGCCCTCGACGAGCTGGCGTACACCCTGCGCATCGACCCGCTGGAGCTTCGGATCCGCAACCACACCGAGGTCGACCCGCGCAACGGGCTGCCCTGGTCCGGGAAGGCGATCCTGGAGTGCTACGAGGCCGGCTCGCGGCGCTTCGGCTGGGCCGACCGGAACCCGGAGCCGCGGTCCATGCGCGACGGCAACTGGCTCGTCGGCTACGGCATGGCGAGCGCGATGTTCCCGTACTTCGCGACGCCGTGCATGGCCGAGGCGACCGTCAACCGCGACGGCAGCGCGTTCGTGCGCAGCGCGGCGACCGACATCGGCACCGGCACGTACACCGTGATGGCGCAGCTGTCCGCCGAGGAACTGGGCCTGCCCCTGGAGAGGGTCCGTTTCGACCTCGGCGACTCCGACATGCCCGACTCGATGATGGCGGGCGGCTCCGGTCTGACCGGCGCGCTCGGCAACGCCGTTCACGATGCCTGCCGCAAACTCGTGGGCCTGTTCGCGGACCTCGCGCGCGGGGACGCCGACTCCCCGCTGCTGGGCGCCTCCCCCGAGGACGTCGAGGCCTCCGGCGGCCGGGTGCACCTGGTGGGCCGCCCGGACCGCGGGGAGTCGTACGCGGACATCCTCTCCCGGCACGGGCTGCCCCAGCTGACGGCGACCGGGAGCAGCACACCTCCGGACCCGGCCACCATCGGCATGTCCATGGCCGGGGCCTACGGCGCGAAGTTCGTGGAGGTACGCGTCGACGCCGACCTCGGCCTCGTCCGGGTCGCCCGGGTGGTGTCCGCGATCGACGGCGGCCGCATCCTCAACGAGAAGACCGCCAGGAGCCAGATCATCGGCGGTACGGTCGGCGGGATCGGCATGGCCCTGTTCGAGGACACGGTCACCGACCCGCGCACCGGCCGCATCGCCAACGGGAACTTCGCCGACTACCTCGTCGCCGTGAACGCCGACATCCCGGAGCTGGACGTGGTCTTCGTCGGTGAGCCCGACCGCGGCACACCGACCGGCACCAAGGGCGTCGGCGAGGTCGGCCTGGTCGGCATCGCACCCGCCATCGCCAACGCCGTCTACCACGCCACCGGAAAGCGCATCCGCGAACTGCCGATCACCATCGACGCCCTCCTCTGA
- a CDS encoding Lrp/AsnC family transcriptional regulator, with the protein MPADELDARILALLLEQPRTSVREYARILGVARGTLQARLDRLERDGVITGYGPRLSPEALGYRVLAFVHLEVTQGHLDATGAALAAVPEIIEAFSITGGGDLLTRVVARDAAHLEDVIQRLVQVPGVVRTRTEVALRERVPQRMLPLVREVGRDAAAGRTP; encoded by the coding sequence GTGCCCGCCGACGAGCTGGACGCCCGCATCCTGGCGCTGCTGCTGGAACAGCCGCGCACCAGCGTCCGCGAGTACGCCCGCATCCTGGGTGTGGCGCGCGGGACCCTGCAGGCGCGGCTCGACCGGCTGGAACGGGACGGGGTGATCACCGGGTACGGCCCGCGCCTGTCGCCCGAGGCCCTGGGGTACCGGGTGCTGGCCTTCGTCCACCTGGAGGTGACCCAGGGCCATCTGGACGCCACGGGCGCGGCCCTGGCCGCCGTGCCCGAGATCATCGAGGCGTTCTCGATCACCGGCGGCGGCGACCTGCTCACCCGGGTGGTCGCCCGGGACGCCGCGCACCTGGAGGACGTGATCCAGCGTCTGGTCCAGGTGCCGGGTGTGGTGCGCACCCGCACGGAGGTCGCGCTGCGCGAGCGGGTGCCGCAGCGGATGCTGCCGCTGGTACGGGAGGTCGGCCGGGACGCCGCGGCCGGGCGCACGCCTTGA
- a CDS encoding HAD family phosphatase gives MTLPAVIFDLDGTLVDSEPNYFEAGRRLLAAHGVDDFTWEQHRRFIGIGTKETLETLREEYGLSASVQELLDGKNRLYLELARGATDVFPRMRAFVELLAKAGHPMAVASGSSREAIRAVLAGTGLDARLTTVVSAEEVDRGKPAPDVFLEAAARLGVDPADCVVVEDAPPGAEAAHRAGMRCVAVPYLAVQADDPAFATAGLLVRGGQDAFDARAVMDWLTG, from the coding sequence ATGACGCTCCCCGCGGTGATATTCGACCTCGACGGCACCCTCGTGGACAGCGAGCCCAACTACTTCGAGGCGGGCCGCCGGCTGCTGGCCGCGCACGGCGTGGACGACTTCACCTGGGAGCAGCACCGGCGCTTCATCGGCATCGGCACCAAGGAGACGCTGGAGACCCTCCGCGAGGAGTACGGCCTGTCGGCGTCCGTCCAGGAACTGCTGGACGGCAAGAACCGGCTCTACCTGGAGCTGGCCCGCGGGGCCACCGACGTGTTCCCGCGGATGCGCGCGTTCGTCGAGCTGCTGGCGAAGGCCGGGCACCCCATGGCGGTGGCCTCGGGCTCGTCGCGCGAGGCGATCCGGGCGGTGCTGGCGGGCACCGGGCTGGACGCCCGGCTGACGACCGTGGTCTCGGCGGAGGAGGTCGACCGCGGCAAGCCCGCCCCGGACGTGTTCCTGGAGGCGGCGGCCCGGCTCGGCGTGGACCCGGCGGACTGCGTGGTCGTCGAGGACGCGCCGCCCGGCGCGGAAGCGGCGCACCGGGCGGGCATGCGGTGCGTCGCCGTCCCCTACCTGGCCGTGCAGGCCGACGACCCCGCCTTCGCGACGGCCGGTCTGCTGGTGCGCGGGGGGCAGGACGCCTTCGACGCCCGGGCGGTCATGGACTGGCTGACGGGCTGA